A genomic region of Papaver somniferum cultivar HN1 chromosome 7, ASM357369v1, whole genome shotgun sequence contains the following coding sequences:
- the LOC113295831 gene encoding kinesin-like protein KIN-4C, producing the protein MISALVVNKKRKEGGHVPYHNSKLTQSLKDSLDGNSKTVMIACVCPADSYITETLNTLTCACLARNIQNKAIVGTVNQSHELECLRKALTLEKNRSMDKSAELESLKKALTLSEEHIARERKCSMDKSAEIEQLKLKISVAEGEIRELHQNDKALQKENRLLKDELLHMKSNASPAGSKGAYSTSWNAHRSLEPPTTLPHVDDDSDDAMGMDETVERHENTARKKAKTRKRKRPLYNVWKPDEFKLLEIRVPQMKTGKIPWGKILSMGGFLKDRNPRQLKSKWERETERKRQRTEQSNPC; encoded by the exons ATGATTAGTGCTTTGGTAGTTAACAAGAAGAGGAAGGAAGGAGGCCATGTTCCTTACCATAACAGCAAGTTAACACAATCACTGAAG GACTCTCTTGATGGAAATAGCAAGACAGTGATGATTG CTTGTGTGTGTCCGGCTGATTCATATATCACAGAAACGCTGAACACTTTGACATGTGCGTGTCTTGCTCGAAACATTCAGAATAAGGCAATTGTAGGGACTGTAAACCAGAGCCATGAACTTGAGTGCTTGAGAAAAGCTCTTACCCTGGAGAAAAATCGGAG CATGGATAAGTCTGCAGAACTTGAGAGCTTGAAAAAAGCTTTGACCCTATCTGAGGAACATATTGCAAGGGAGAGAAAATGCAG CATGGATAAGTCTGCTGAAATTGAGCAGTTAAAACTCAAGATATCTGTCGCCGAGGGTGAAATCCGTGAACTGCATCAAAAT GATAAGGCCTTGCAAAAAGAGAATCGCCTGCTAAAG GATGAACTTCTTCATATGAAATCAAATGCTTCTCCAGCAGGCTCCAAAGGAGCATATTCAACAAGTTGGAATGCACATAGAAGCCTCGAGCCACCTACCACACTACCTCATGTCGATGATGACAGTGATGATGCGATGGGAATGGACGAAACAGTCGAGAGGCATGAAAATACGGCTAGAAAG AAAGCTAAGACTCGTAAGCGTAAGAGGCCATTATACAATGTGTGGAAACCAGATGAGTTCAAATTATTAGAG ATACGCGTCCCACAGATGAAAACGGGTAAGATACCATGGGGAAAAATACTTTCAATGGGAGGTTTCCTCAAAGACCGAAATCCTCGGCAGTTAAAAAGCAAATGGGAGAGAGAGACTGAAAGGAAGCGACAGCGTACAGAGCAAAGCAATCCTTGCTGA
- the LOC113295832 gene encoding uncharacterized protein LOC113295832, with protein MSDMGLLKCFLGIEVHQSEDGVFISQSKYAEKVLKKFGMLGYNPTSTPLVVNEKLKKDDGERKVDETYYRGLIGNLLYLTHTRPDIMFASSMLSRFMSSPSHLNLGVAKRLLRNLDVKLVGYCDSDLGGCIDDMKSTSGYAFSLGSGIFTWASKKQETLALSTA; from the exons ATGAGTGACATGGGTTTGCTCAAGTGCTTCCTTGGTATTGAAGTTCACCAAAGTGAAGATGgagtgttcatttctcaaagcaaGTATGCCGAAAAGGTGTTGAAGAAATTTGGTATGCTTGGTTATAACCCCACATCTACACCACTTGtagtgaatgagaaactcaagaaagATGATGGAGAAAGAAAAGTTGATGAGACTTATTATAGAGGTCTTATTGGAAACTTGTTGTATCTTACACATACAAGACCCGACATCATGTTTGCTTCAAGTATGCTTTCTAGGTTCATGAGTTCACCTAGTCATCTAAATCTTGGCGTGGCAAAGAGGTTGTTGAG AAATTTGGATGTCAAATTAGTTGGATATTGTGATAGCGACTTGGGAGGGTGTATTGATGACATGAAGAGTACATCGGGGTATGCTTTTTCTCTTGGTTCGGGTATATTTACATGGGCATCAAAGAAGCAAGAAACCTTAGCTCTATCCACGGCGTAA